The following coding sequences are from one Streptomyces dengpaensis window:
- a CDS encoding helix-turn-helix domain-containing protein — translation MEDLDRRVGALGGDVGDLDIAEVARRSGVPASTLRFYEEKGLIASTGRRGLRRLFGPDVLERLALIAMGRAAGFSLDEIALMFAPDGRPRIDRQTLATKADELDRTIRELSVMRDGLRHAASCPAPSHMECPTFRRLLRAAGAGAIGAPKKSPRQKRLKQNLLTDPGSNSD, via the coding sequence GTGGAAGACCTGGATAGAAGAGTGGGAGCCCTGGGCGGCGACGTGGGAGACCTGGACATTGCGGAGGTGGCCCGGCGTTCCGGCGTGCCTGCCTCGACGCTGCGCTTCTACGAGGAGAAGGGGCTGATCGCCTCGACCGGCAGGCGGGGCCTGCGCCGTCTCTTCGGTCCCGACGTGCTGGAACGGCTGGCGCTGATCGCGATGGGGCGCGCAGCCGGCTTCTCACTCGACGAAATCGCGCTCATGTTCGCGCCGGACGGACGGCCGCGTATCGACCGGCAGACGCTGGCGACCAAGGCGGACGAGTTGGACAGGACGATCCGCGAACTGAGTGTCATGCGCGACGGCCTGCGGCATGCCGCGTCCTGCCCCGCGCCCAGCCACATGGAGTGCCCCACCTTCCGCCGCTTGCTGCGGGCGGCGGGGGCGGGGGCTATCGGGGCTCCGAAGAAGAGCCCTCGACAAAAGCGCTTGAAGCAGAACCTGTTGACAGACCCTGGCTCCAATTCCGACTAA
- a CDS encoding MIP/aquaporin family protein — MAERLKRLGLIGEMSAEFVGTMILILFGCAVVAQVVAGGALTAPPGGLGDHDSISWAWGIGVTMGIYVAARLSGAHLNPAVTVALATFKGFPWRKVVPYVVAQTAGAFVAALLVRWNYAEALAKADPGHTVKTQIVFSTLPANGNTNLPVYEWAAFRDQVIGTAILLLMILAITDLLNTPPGANLAPFIIGLVVVGIGMAWGTLAGYAINPARDFGPRLAQFLTGYGGAWRDQYGNLYFWVPILGPLIGGLLGAGVYKAFISKFLPTAEPEPPGRVPPREG; from the coding sequence ATGGCTGAGCGACTCAAGCGGCTTGGGCTCATCGGCGAGATGTCGGCCGAGTTCGTCGGCACCATGATTCTCATCCTCTTCGGGTGCGCCGTAGTGGCCCAGGTGGTCGCCGGCGGAGCGCTCACCGCGCCACCGGGCGGTCTCGGAGACCACGACAGCATCTCCTGGGCCTGGGGCATCGGCGTCACCATGGGCATCTACGTCGCGGCCCGGCTGAGCGGAGCCCATCTCAACCCCGCGGTGACCGTCGCCCTGGCCACGTTCAAGGGGTTCCCTTGGCGCAAGGTGGTGCCGTACGTGGTGGCCCAGACGGCCGGCGCCTTCGTGGCGGCCCTCTTGGTGCGCTGGAACTACGCGGAAGCCCTGGCGAAGGCCGACCCTGGTCACACCGTCAAGACACAGATCGTGTTCTCCACGCTTCCCGCCAACGGCAACACGAACCTGCCGGTCTACGAGTGGGCCGCCTTTCGCGACCAGGTCATCGGCACCGCCATTCTGCTGCTGATGATCCTGGCCATCACGGACCTGCTCAACACGCCCCCCGGCGCCAACCTGGCCCCGTTCATCATCGGCCTGGTCGTCGTGGGCATTGGCATGGCCTGGGGTACCCTCGCGGGCTACGCGATCAACCCGGCACGTGACTTCGGCCCCCGGCTGGCCCAGTTCCTCACGGGGTACGGCGGAGCATGGCGAGATCAGTACGGGAACCTCTACTTCTGGGTGCCGATCCTCGGTCCGCTGATCGGCGGTCTGCTGGGCGCCGGCGTGTACAAGGCGTTCATCAGCAAGTTCCTGCCCACGGCGGAGCCGGAGCCCCCCGGACGCGTCCCGCCCCGCGAGGGCTGA
- the glpK gene encoding glycerol kinase GlpK has product MADFVGAVDQGTTSSRFMIFDHDGNEVAKHQLEHAQILPRSGWVEHDPVEIWERTNSVIQNALRYGNLSPTDLAAIGITNQRETTVVWDPRTGRPYYNAIVWQDTRTDSIAAALERSGQGDVIRRKAGLPPATYFSGGKIQWILENVDGVREAAEQGHAVFGNTDCWVLWNLTGGPDGGVHATDVTNASRTMLMDLETLDWDDELLGFFGIPRKMLPTINPSSDREAYGVTRTSRPLRAAIPVTGVLGDQQAATVGQVCFAPGEAKNTYGTGNFMVLNTGRDLVRSQNGLLTTVAYQFGDSPAIYALEGSIAVTGSAVQWLRDQMKIISNAAESETLARTVEDNGGIYFVPAFSGLFAPYWRSDARGAIVGLARYNDSGHLARATLEAICYQSRDVVEAMEQDSGVHLDVLKVDGGVTANDLCMQIQADVLGVPVSRPVVAETTALGAAYAAGLATGFWQDTEELRTHWQESKRWEPQWSAAQRAEGYAGWKKAVERTLDWAQVE; this is encoded by the coding sequence ATGGCTGACTTCGTCGGCGCGGTGGATCAAGGGACCACCAGCTCCCGATTCATGATCTTCGACCACGACGGCAACGAGGTGGCGAAGCACCAGCTGGAACACGCCCAGATCCTGCCGCGCTCCGGGTGGGTCGAGCACGACCCGGTGGAGATCTGGGAGCGCACCAACTCGGTGATACAGAACGCCCTGCGGTACGGGAACCTGTCCCCGACCGACCTCGCGGCGATCGGCATCACCAACCAGCGGGAGACCACCGTCGTCTGGGACCCGCGCACGGGTCGCCCGTACTACAACGCCATCGTCTGGCAGGACACCCGTACCGACTCCATCGCCGCGGCCCTGGAGCGCTCGGGCCAGGGCGACGTCATCCGCCGCAAGGCGGGCTTGCCCCCGGCGACTTACTTCTCCGGCGGCAAGATCCAGTGGATCCTGGAGAACGTCGACGGCGTCCGCGAGGCAGCGGAGCAAGGACACGCCGTCTTCGGCAACACGGACTGCTGGGTCCTGTGGAACCTGACCGGCGGTCCCGACGGTGGCGTCCACGCCACCGACGTGACCAACGCCAGCCGCACCATGCTCATGGACCTGGAAACCCTTGACTGGGACGACGAGTTGCTGGGCTTCTTCGGGATACCCCGGAAGATGCTCCCCACCATCAACCCCTCGTCCGACCGGGAAGCGTACGGCGTGACGCGCACCTCCCGGCCGCTGCGCGCCGCCATCCCCGTCACCGGGGTGCTCGGCGACCAACAGGCGGCCACCGTCGGGCAGGTCTGTTTCGCGCCCGGTGAGGCCAAGAACACCTACGGCACGGGCAACTTCATGGTGCTCAACACCGGCCGGGATCTGGTCCGCTCGCAGAACGGCCTCCTCACCACCGTGGCGTACCAGTTCGGCGACAGTCCGGCGATCTACGCCCTGGAGGGCTCCATCGCGGTCACCGGGTCCGCGGTGCAATGGCTGCGCGACCAGATGAAGATCATCAGCAACGCGGCCGAGAGCGAGACGCTGGCCCGCACCGTCGAGGACAACGGCGGAATCTACTTCGTCCCCGCGTTCTCGGGCCTGTTCGCCCCGTACTGGCGCTCCGACGCCCGCGGCGCGATCGTCGGCCTCGCCCGTTACAACGACAGCGGCCATCTGGCCCGGGCGACTCTGGAAGCGATCTGCTACCAGAGCCGGGACGTCGTCGAGGCCATGGAACAGGACTCCGGAGTCCACCTCGACGTACTCAAGGTCGACGGCGGCGTGACCGCCAACGACCTGTGCATGCAGATCCAGGCGGACGTCCTCGGCGTACCGGTGAGCCGCCCGGTGGTCGCCGAGACCACCGCGCTCGGCGCCGCCTACGCGGCGGGTCTGGCCACCGGCTTCTGGCAGGACACCGAGGAACTGCGCACCCACTGGCAGGAGTCGAAGCGCTGGGAGCCTCAATGGTCCGCCGCCCAGCGCGCGGAGGGCTACGCGGGCTGGAAGAAGGCGGTGGAGCGCACGCTCGACTGGGCCCAGGTCGAATAG
- a CDS encoding SpoIIE family protein phosphatase, whose protein sequence is MDGYRTGGGHGVAAAPGGLLDLLQVAAVVLDSDGRIVLWSPEAEQLLGYQAEEALDQRADQLLVSPDDREQARDLFAQVASGARWAGVFPLQHKDGTERPVEFRTMRLRARNGQPHLLGLAADARTVRRVERDLALSHSLVHQTPVGIAVFDTDLRWVSVNPALERINGVPEDAVVGRRIGEVLPNLDVEAIESRMRLVLASGKPLLDQQTVGRTAADTEERVFSESYHRIEDAQGRVLGLAMAIIDVSERQQAAADVSQARERLAVIADAGVRIGTTLDLQQTARELADVAVPQLADLTAVDVLESVVGHGTTDSITAEGQAEFRALAVSAGYLTNAIHAADPVGELATYGSTRIITQCVRESRPILVERVDSAMMRRIARDSHAAQTLRLAGVHSYLAVPLIARGEVLGTLSLYRTINSRSFDEQDRILASELAARAAICIDNARLYGRERGAALTLQRSLLPPTPADHEGLDIAARYLPALSEVGGDWYDVLPLGRGRTGLIVGDVMGKGVQAAAIMGQLSTATRALARLDPAPAELLGHLDDIARSLGDAIATCVYACYDPQRGSCELSSAGHLPPVMIRPDGSADLLDIPGGVPLGVGGVGGVPFGTMEQELPAGSLLALYTDGLVESRCQPIDTGLETMTRLLQSTHRSLERTCDMLLGALRPEPDDDVALLLVRTLG, encoded by the coding sequence ATGGACGGATACAGGACCGGGGGCGGCCACGGGGTCGCCGCGGCGCCGGGGGGGTTGCTCGACCTGTTGCAGGTCGCGGCCGTGGTGCTCGACAGCGACGGACGCATCGTGTTGTGGAGTCCGGAGGCCGAACAGCTGCTGGGATATCAGGCGGAGGAGGCCTTGGACCAGAGGGCCGACCAACTGCTGGTGTCGCCCGACGACCGCGAGCAGGCGCGCGACCTGTTCGCACAGGTGGCGTCGGGAGCCCGATGGGCGGGAGTCTTTCCCCTACAGCACAAGGACGGCACGGAACGCCCCGTGGAGTTCCGCACCATGCGGCTGCGCGCCAGAAACGGGCAGCCGCATCTCCTGGGCCTGGCGGCGGACGCCAGGACCGTACGCCGTGTGGAGCGGGATCTGGCTCTGTCCCACAGCCTGGTCCATCAGACCCCGGTGGGCATCGCGGTGTTCGACACCGATCTGCGGTGGGTGAGCGTCAATCCGGCACTGGAGCGGATCAACGGTGTGCCTGAGGACGCGGTGGTGGGACGTCGCATCGGGGAGGTGCTGCCGAATCTGGATGTAGAGGCCATCGAGTCTCGTATGCGACTCGTCCTGGCCAGCGGTAAACCCCTGCTGGACCAGCAGACCGTCGGCCGGACCGCGGCGGATACCGAGGAACGGGTGTTCTCCGAGTCGTACCACCGCATCGAAGACGCCCAGGGCCGCGTGCTCGGGCTGGCGATGGCCATCATCGACGTCTCCGAGCGGCAGCAGGCCGCGGCCGACGTCTCCCAGGCGCGGGAGCGTCTGGCGGTGATCGCGGACGCCGGTGTCCGGATCGGCACCACCCTGGATCTTCAGCAGACCGCCCGGGAACTGGCCGATGTCGCGGTACCCCAACTGGCGGATCTGACGGCGGTCGACGTGCTGGAGTCGGTGGTCGGCCACGGCACCACCGACTCGATCACCGCAGAGGGGCAAGCCGAGTTCCGGGCCCTGGCCGTATCCGCCGGATACCTCACCAATGCCATTCACGCCGCGGACCCGGTCGGCGAACTGGCCACCTACGGCTCGACGCGCATCATCACCCAGTGTGTCCGGGAGTCCCGGCCGATCCTGGTGGAACGGGTGGACTCCGCCATGATGCGGCGCATCGCCCGGGACTCGCACGCCGCGCAGACCCTGCGCCTGGCAGGCGTCCACTCCTACCTGGCCGTCCCGTTGATCGCCCGGGGCGAAGTGCTGGGCACGCTGAGTCTGTACCGCACCATCAACTCCCGCTCGTTCGACGAACAGGACCGCATCCTCGCCTCGGAACTCGCCGCGCGCGCCGCGATCTGCATCGACAACGCCCGGCTCTACGGACGCGAACGCGGCGCGGCACTGACCCTCCAGCGCAGCCTGTTGCCCCCAACGCCCGCGGACCACGAAGGACTCGACATCGCCGCGCGATACCTTCCGGCCCTGAGCGAGGTCGGTGGCGACTGGTACGACGTGCTGCCCCTGGGCCGGGGACGCACCGGTCTGATCGTGGGCGATGTGATGGGCAAGGGCGTCCAAGCCGCCGCGATCATGGGGCAGTTGAGCACGGCGACCCGTGCTCTGGCGCGTCTCGATCCGGCTCCAGCAGAGCTGTTGGGCCATCTCGACGACATCGCGCGTTCCCTCGGTGACGCGATCGCCACATGCGTCTACGCCTGCTACGACCCTCAACGCGGCAGCTGCGAGCTGTCCAGTGCCGGTCACCTTCCGCCCGTCATGATCCGTCCCGACGGGAGTGCGGACCTCCTCGACATCCCCGGCGGTGTACCTCTCGGTGTCGGCGGTGTCGGCGGCGTGCCCTTCGGAACCATGGAGCAGGAACTTCCCGCGGGCTCCCTGCTGGCCCTGTACACCGACGGGCTGGTCGAGAGCCGCTGCCAGCCCATCGACACCGGGCTGGAGACCATGACACGGCTGCTGCAGAGCACGCATCGCTCCTTGGAGAGGACCTGCGACATGCTGCTCGGCGCGCTGCGCCCCGAGCCCGACGACGATGTCGCGCTCCTGCTGGTCCGCACACTGGGCTGA
- a CDS encoding serine/threonine-protein kinase, whose translation MGTAPEGTGVYTGRASGLIGTQIAGYRVEREIGRGGMAVVYCARDLRLDRTVALKLLAPEMARNDTFRRRFTHESRVAAAIDHPHIVPIFEAGETDGVLYIAMRYVSGLDLRALLDRDGPLTVETALRIASQVASALDAAHEHDLVHRDVKPGNILVARGTDSDHPEHVYLTDFGLTKKSLSLTGFTTVGEFVGTLDYVAPEQISGRPVDGRCDLYSLACVVYETLAGGPPFQRDEDIALLWAHQYDQPPALSEKRAGIPLELDGVMAQALAKIPEDRYDSCLEFVAALRAAASGAGHGAHAQAQADGAVAGAAQHSGPAPDPPVWARPVFVRPPG comes from the coding sequence ATGGGTACGGCGCCGGAGGGGACAGGTGTGTACACGGGGCGGGCCTCGGGGCTGATCGGGACCCAGATCGCGGGTTACCGGGTGGAGCGTGAGATCGGCCGCGGAGGTATGGCCGTTGTCTACTGCGCGAGGGATCTGCGTCTGGATCGCACGGTGGCGCTGAAGCTGCTCGCCCCGGAGATGGCCCGCAACGACACCTTCCGGCGCCGTTTCACGCACGAGTCGCGTGTGGCTGCGGCGATCGACCACCCTCACATCGTGCCGATTTTCGAGGCCGGGGAAACGGATGGTGTCCTGTATATCGCCATGCGTTACGTCTCGGGGCTGGACCTGCGCGCTCTGCTCGACCGGGACGGCCCGCTGACGGTCGAGACGGCGCTGCGTATCGCCTCGCAGGTGGCGTCGGCACTGGATGCGGCCCATGAACACGACCTGGTGCACCGGGACGTCAAGCCCGGCAACATTCTGGTCGCCCGGGGCACTGACAGCGATCATCCCGAGCATGTCTATCTCACGGATTTCGGGCTGACGAAGAAGTCGCTCTCACTGACCGGGTTCACGACGGTGGGCGAGTTCGTCGGCACGCTGGACTATGTGGCACCGGAGCAGATTTCGGGCCGCCCGGTGGACGGCAGGTGCGATCTCTACAGCCTTGCCTGCGTCGTCTACGAAACCCTCGCGGGCGGGCCGCCCTTCCAGCGGGATGAGGACATAGCGCTGCTGTGGGCACATCAGTACGATCAGCCGCCTGCCCTGAGTGAGAAGCGTGCGGGGATCCCGTTGGAGCTGGACGGCGTCATGGCACAGGCCCTGGCGAAGATTCCTGAGGACCGTTACGACTCCTGCCTGGAGTTCGTGGCGGCGCTGCGTGCCGCGGCGAGCGGCGCCGGCCATGGTGCGCATGCGCAGGCACAGGCGGATGGCGCGGTGGCCGGAGCCGCGCAGCACTCCGGACCGGCGCCCGATCCGCCTGTTTGGGCCAGGCCGGTGTTCGTCCGCCCGCCCGGTTAG
- a CDS encoding choice-of-anchor P family protein, with protein sequence MAGLLLTAAAAVLAVPTNAAAAALDVTYTGPDSAAYRAPTRLSADVTLGDAGHAGATVTFRVGSASCTTTSGADGSASCTLSPADKPGYYGVSVRAESDAGRVGTFSTFRIEKAATTLAYTGTKHIANDEPARLAASLKDGAGQVVENRTVNFTLGAGTGQQNCDAATSDTGTASCTVPKVDQPLNQDGTVPVSAAFAGDDYYLSSSDSATVLLQYATGRSYGAFADVDLLLFPVTLPPQPDTGAVRTARATVTRPPCSVEIDTLGLNLDAVCAEVTTALAPGSSVARTTVESARIGLPGLPVIELSGVEAVSTSTCQKAEGKTALTLKVAGRQIDVPDVPNAEIDLGVARLVVNEQIPVADADHGSRRPAAHCRPRP encoded by the coding sequence TTGGCCGGCCTCCTGCTCACCGCTGCCGCGGCCGTCCTGGCCGTACCCACCAACGCGGCCGCCGCGGCCCTGGACGTCACGTACACCGGACCGGACAGCGCCGCCTACCGGGCCCCGACGAGGCTGTCCGCCGACGTCACCCTGGGAGACGCCGGGCATGCGGGGGCCACCGTCACCTTCCGGGTCGGCTCCGCTTCCTGTACCACGACCAGCGGCGCGGACGGTTCCGCCTCCTGCACCCTGTCCCCGGCCGACAAACCGGGCTACTACGGCGTGAGCGTCCGCGCCGAGAGCGACGCCGGAAGGGTCGGCACCTTCAGCACCTTCCGGATCGAAAAGGCAGCCACCACGCTGGCCTACACCGGCACCAAGCACATCGCCAACGACGAGCCCGCGCGGCTGGCAGCCTCCCTCAAGGACGGCGCCGGGCAGGTGGTCGAGAACCGCACCGTGAACTTCACCCTGGGAGCCGGGACCGGCCAGCAGAACTGCGATGCCGCTACGAGCGACACCGGTACGGCGTCCTGCACCGTGCCGAAGGTCGACCAGCCGCTGAACCAGGACGGCACCGTACCGGTGTCGGCCGCGTTCGCCGGTGACGACTACTACCTCTCCTCCAGCGACTCGGCGACCGTACTGCTGCAGTACGCCACCGGCCGCTCCTACGGCGCCTTCGCCGACGTCGACCTGCTCCTGTTCCCCGTGACCCTCCCGCCGCAGCCCGACACCGGGGCGGTCCGCACGGCCCGGGCCACCGTCACCAGGCCGCCGTGCAGCGTCGAGATCGACACTCTGGGGCTGAACCTGGACGCGGTGTGCGCCGAGGTCACCACTGCCCTGGCTCCCGGCTCCTCGGTCGCGCGGACCACCGTGGAATCGGCGCGGATCGGGCTGCCCGGGCTGCCGGTCATCGAGCTCTCCGGGGTCGAGGCGGTCTCCACCAGTACGTGCCAGAAGGCCGAGGGCAAGACCGCGCTGACGCTGAAAGTCGCCGGCAGGCAGATCGACGTTCCCGACGTGCCGAACGCCGAGATCGATCTGGGTGTCGCCCGACTGGTCGTCAACGAGCAGATCCCGGTCGCCGACGCCGACCACGGGAGTCGCCGTCCTGCAGCACATTGCCGACCGCGTCCTTGA
- a CDS encoding S1 family peptidase, producing the protein MRRTTVLRTALSAGLLVSATAVGLTEAAAEDAPLASTSVPRAPASEALIAAMQDDFGLTRSEATTRLAAESAARTVERSARRAAGASYGGSWFDAKSGRLTVALTETARRDAVEATGARVALVEHSQRQLDAAMARIDALDAPAGVGSWHVDPKSSSVVISVVAAHKDDNDVQDFVARARKAGPVTVQETNKAPQTFAAGTVGGDPYYTGNVRCSIGFSVHGGFVTAGHCGQQGAGVSGWDRSYIGNFQGSSFPDNDYAWVNVGSGWWTVPVVLGWGTVPDQLVRGSGEAPIGASICRSGSTTHWHCGTVLAKNETVNYSQGAVHQMTKTSVCAEPGDSGGSFISGDQAQGVTSGGWGNCSGGGETWYQPVNEILGRYGLTLHTA; encoded by the coding sequence TTGAGACGCACGACAGTTCTACGTACAGCCTTGTCCGCCGGCCTGCTCGTCAGTGCCACAGCCGTCGGACTCACCGAGGCGGCGGCCGAGGACGCGCCCCTCGCCTCCACCTCCGTGCCCCGGGCACCTGCATCCGAGGCGCTGATCGCGGCCATGCAGGACGACTTCGGACTCACCAGGAGCGAGGCGACCACCCGGCTCGCCGCGGAGTCGGCGGCACGCACCGTCGAGCGCAGCGCCCGGCGCGCCGCCGGGGCCTCGTACGGGGGCTCGTGGTTCGACGCGAAGAGCGGCCGGCTCACCGTGGCCCTCACCGAGACCGCCCGGCGCGACGCCGTCGAGGCGACCGGCGCCCGGGTCGCGCTCGTCGAGCACAGCCAGCGGCAGCTCGACGCCGCGATGGCGCGCATCGACGCGCTCGACGCCCCGGCCGGGGTGGGCAGTTGGCACGTCGACCCCAAGTCCAGCTCGGTCGTCATCAGTGTGGTCGCCGCACACAAGGATGACAACGATGTCCAGGACTTCGTCGCCCGCGCCCGCAAGGCCGGCCCCGTCACCGTGCAGGAGACGAACAAGGCTCCGCAGACGTTCGCGGCCGGCACCGTGGGCGGCGACCCCTATTACACGGGCAACGTCCGCTGCTCCATAGGCTTCTCCGTGCACGGCGGCTTCGTGACCGCAGGACACTGCGGCCAGCAGGGCGCCGGCGTCAGCGGCTGGGACCGCAGCTACATCGGCAACTTCCAGGGCTCCTCGTTCCCGGACAACGACTATGCCTGGGTCAACGTAGGCAGCGGCTGGTGGACCGTTCCCGTCGTACTCGGCTGGGGCACCGTCCCCGACCAGCTCGTCCGCGGCTCGGGCGAGGCACCCATCGGGGCATCGATCTGCCGCTCCGGCTCCACTACGCACTGGCACTGCGGCACCGTCCTCGCCAAGAACGAGACCGTCAACTACAGCCAGGGCGCCGTGCATCAGATGACCAAGACGAGCGTCTGCGCCGAACCCGGCGACTCGGGAGGCTCGTTCATCAGCGGCGACCAGGCGCAGGGCGTCACCTCCGGCGGCTGGGGCAACTGCAGCGGCGGCGGCGAGACCTGGTACCAGCCCGTGAACGAGATCCTGGGCCGCTACGGGCTCACGCTCCACACGGCCTGA
- a CDS encoding lipoprotein: MHVGAASGWRGLACLGLLTGAVAGCSEAGTQSPKPSASTRPTTEASGATETVTKSGGTLGAVGSACELPVTFDTAEDWKAEAVDGEVGQDTDTTGSDSSGDPDGGLSEEVADALLRQGPVTLACEVDAKPAGNIGYIRVWTGEPGQDDARTVLEAFVAAEDGASKATYRTFEAGGVSGVEVEYVYTSEFLEESKKECAFAVTTADGPVVVHLGGLDTEEHTAMLPAYELAKRTVRTT, encoded by the coding sequence ATGCACGTGGGGGCGGCGTCCGGGTGGCGCGGACTGGCCTGCTTGGGTTTGCTGACAGGGGCGGTGGCGGGCTGCTCGGAGGCGGGGACGCAGAGCCCGAAGCCGTCGGCGAGCACGAGGCCGACGACCGAGGCGTCCGGTGCCACCGAAACGGTCACCAAGAGCGGAGGCACCCTCGGTGCCGTCGGCTCGGCCTGCGAACTGCCCGTCACCTTCGACACGGCCGAGGACTGGAAGGCAGAGGCCGTCGACGGCGAGGTCGGCCAGGACACCGACACCACCGGCTCGGACAGCTCCGGCGACCCCGATGGCGGCCTGTCCGAGGAGGTCGCCGATGCGCTCCTCCGGCAGGGACCGGTCACCCTGGCGTGCGAGGTCGACGCCAAGCCTGCCGGGAACATCGGCTATATCCGGGTCTGGACCGGAGAGCCGGGCCAGGATGACGCGCGCACCGTGCTGGAGGCCTTCGTGGCGGCCGAGGACGGCGCGAGCAAGGCGACGTACCGCACGTTCGAAGCGGGCGGAGTCAGCGGCGTCGAGGTCGAGTACGTGTACACGAGCGAGTTCCTTGAGGAATCGAAGAAGGAGTGCGCGTTCGCCGTCACCACCGCAGACGGCCCGGTCGTGGTGCACCTCGGCGGGCTGGACACCGAGGAACACACGGCGATGCTCCCCGCGTACGAACTCGCCAAGCGGACCGTGCGCACCACCTGA
- a CDS encoding phospholipase has protein sequence MHRRLATGLAASALALVTVTATATAATAAPADKPQVLSSWTQTSASSYNLWAAARANQAAWSAYGFDWSTDYCSSSPDNPFGFPFSMSCARHDFGYRNYKAAGSFDANKSRLDSAFYEDLKRVCAVYSGGTKTACNSTAWTYYQAVRAFG, from the coding sequence ATGCACCGCAGACTCGCCACCGGCCTTGCCGCCTCGGCACTGGCCCTTGTCACTGTCACCGCCACCGCCACAGCCGCCACCGCCGCCCCTGCCGACAAGCCCCAGGTCCTGTCCAGCTGGACCCAGACCAGCGCGTCGAGTTACAACCTCTGGGCCGCCGCCCGTGCGAACCAGGCCGCCTGGTCCGCGTACGGGTTCGACTGGTCCACCGACTACTGCTCCTCGTCTCCGGACAATCCGTTCGGCTTCCCCTTCTCCATGTCCTGCGCCCGGCATGACTTCGGCTACCGCAACTACAAGGCCGCGGGCTCCTTCGACGCCAACAAGTCCCGCCTCGACAGCGCCTTCTACGAGGACCTCAAGCGCGTCTGCGCCGTCTACAGCGGCGGGACGAAGACCGCCTGCAACAGCACGGCGTGGACCTACTACCAGGCGGTCAGGGCCTTCGGCTGA
- a CDS encoding M4 family metallopeptidase: MHTSLADVFGQLAKQYSLNQTVEEADWICGAGLLAPGINGVGLRSLKAPGTAYDDRILGRDPQPAHMDAYVRTHRDQGGIHINSGIPNRAFYLVAERLGGKAWEGAGRIWWEALTGDGLREGLLFADWARLTATAARTRHGTDSVEYRAVLDAWNRVGVPVVE; this comes from the coding sequence TTGCACACCTCGCTCGCTGACGTCTTCGGCCAACTGGCCAAGCAGTACTCCTTGAACCAGACAGTCGAGGAAGCCGACTGGATCTGTGGTGCGGGACTCCTCGCGCCCGGCATCAACGGCGTGGGCCTTCGCTCACTCAAGGCTCCTGGCACGGCGTATGACGACCGCATCCTCGGCCGGGATCCGCAGCCCGCCCACATGGACGCCTACGTCCGTACCCACCGGGATCAGGGCGGCATCCACATCAACAGTGGTATTCCCAACCGTGCCTTCTACTTGGTCGCTGAGAGGCTGGGCGGCAAGGCATGGGAGGGCGCCGGGCGCATCTGGTGGGAGGCGCTTACCGGGGACGGTCTCCGCGAGGGACTGCTCTTCGCCGACTGGGCACGGCTGACCGCTACAGCGGCCCGCACACGCCACGGTACGGACAGCGTCGAGTACCGCGCCGTGCTCGACGCCTGGAATCGCGTCGGAGTGCCTGTCGTCGAGTGA